One genomic segment of Profundibacter amoris includes these proteins:
- a CDS encoding FAD:protein FMN transferase, giving the protein MSIELIRIKMAGPVMGTRWTADLGLPEGIDPAAVETALADAVAQVDAQMSTWKADSDLMRLNAAPVGEWVAVPPELMQVLSRGLEIGQAPDGAFDIGLGDLVSAWGFGADNADEATIRANLGRPRQPTHEVLELDEQGLRARKLAPLALDLSGIAKGYGVDRMMRVCGDFNIPSALVALDGELRAKGVQPDSTPWSVVIEKPAYDARLPLSMLELQDAAVATSGDYRHWVEVDGMRLSHTMDHRMGGPTLPGIAGVTVVAADGMTADAMATAILVLGVSDGRAFAQKRGVDCLILERAGSELRQHGVGPLFDVDA; this is encoded by the coding sequence ATGTCTATTGAACTGATCCGTATCAAAATGGCTGGCCCTGTGATGGGCACCCGCTGGACCGCCGATCTGGGCCTGCCCGAAGGGATTGATCCGGCTGCCGTTGAAACCGCGCTGGCCGATGCGGTGGCGCAGGTGGATGCGCAGATGTCCACATGGAAAGCGGACAGCGACCTGATGCGCCTGAACGCGGCACCGGTCGGGGAATGGGTGGCGGTTCCGCCCGAACTGATGCAGGTGCTGTCGCGCGGGCTGGAGATCGGACAGGCCCCGGACGGGGCGTTTGACATCGGGCTGGGGGATCTGGTTTCGGCCTGGGGCTTTGGTGCCGATAACGCCGACGAAGCCACAATCCGTGCCAATCTGGGCCGACCCCGCCAGCCCACGCACGAGGTGCTGGAACTGGATGAACAGGGCCTTCGCGCCCGCAAACTGGCCCCGTTGGCGCTGGATCTGTCCGGCATCGCCAAAGGATACGGCGTGGACCGGATGATGCGGGTTTGCGGTGATTTCAACATCCCCTCGGCCCTTGTGGCACTGGACGGGGAATTGCGGGCCAAGGGCGTGCAACCCGACAGCACCCCGTGGTCCGTTGTGATCGAAAAACCGGCCTATGACGCCCGCCTGCCGCTGTCGATGCTGGAATTGCAGGATGCGGCCGTGGCCACCTCGGGCGATTACCGCCACTGGGTTGAGGTGGATGGCATGCGGCTTTCGCACACGATGGACCACCGCATGGGTGGACCGACACTTCCCGGCATTGCCGGTGTCACGGTGGTGGCCGCAGACGGAATGACGGCGGACGCAATGGCCACCGCCATTCTGGTGCTGGGGGTGTCCGACGGGCGTGCATTTGCCCAAAAGCGCGGTGTGGATTGCCTGATACTGGAACGCGCTGGCAGCGAATTGCGCCAGCACGGTGTCGGGCCGTTATTTGATGTTGATGCATAA